A stretch of Paracoccus sp. MA DNA encodes these proteins:
- a CDS encoding DUF484 family protein produces MTEQTAAELTEEIRARLLAQPELILADRDLMRALIGAREAEVGENVIDIRGRAMQALESRLDRLEAAHESVISAAYDNQSGMNTIHRAVLSLLEPTDFEEFLENLDVAVAPILRVETLRLVMESGGEIPAPEASGPLVIAPSGTVARLISGGRRMPRGDDIVLRRLARETLPFHGEARAPIRSEALLPIDLGPGRFPALLLMGSADLGRFNPAQGTDLLRFFGQAFRLVLISWLRK; encoded by the coding sequence ATGACCGAGCAGACCGCGGCCGAACTGACCGAGGAGATCCGCGCCCGGCTGCTGGCGCAGCCCGAGCTGATCCTCGCGGATCGCGACCTGATGCGCGCGCTGATCGGCGCGCGCGAGGCCGAGGTGGGCGAGAACGTCATCGACATCCGCGGCCGCGCCATGCAGGCACTGGAATCGCGGCTCGACCGGCTCGAGGCGGCGCATGAATCGGTGATCTCGGCCGCCTATGACAACCAGTCGGGGATGAACACCATCCACCGCGCCGTGCTGTCGCTGCTGGAACCGACCGATTTCGAGGAATTCCTGGAAAACCTCGACGTCGCCGTGGCGCCGATCCTGCGGGTGGAAACCCTGCGGCTGGTGATGGAATCGGGCGGCGAGATCCCGGCGCCGGAAGCCAGCGGCCCGCTGGTGATCGCGCCCTCCGGCACGGTGGCCCGGCTGATCTCGGGCGGGCGGCGGATGCCGCGCGGCGACGACATCGTGCTGCGCCGCCTGGCGCGCGAGACCCTGCCCTTCCATGGCGAGGCCCGCGCCCCGATCCGCTCCGAGGCGCTGCTGCCCATCGACCTCGGCCCCGGCCGCTTCCCGGCGCTGCTGCTGATGGGCTCGGCCGATCTGGGGCGCTTCAACCCGGCGCAGGGCACGGATCTTCTGCGCTTCTTCGGCCAGGCCTTCCGGCTGGTGCTGATCTCCTGGCTCAGGAAATGA
- a CDS encoding tyrosine recombinase XerC has translation MTGGAEPLALAPAMADDLARWLDSERATRDRSDHTIRAYQADLLAFLAFLGGYHGTPALPATLGQLTQSDMRAFAAAERGRGLSARSLARRLSATRSFIRWMSDRHGFDASRALASRGPKFTRSLPRPLAPDQAEALLEITGDTHPEAWIAARDVAVLTLLWGCGLRISEALGLDGADWPLREALTIRGKGGKERQVPVLPAAREAIAEYLRLCPYPLEPAAALFRGARGGRLNPALISGAMRHARQVMGLPPSATPHALRHSFATHLLAAGGDLRTIQELLGHASLSTTQVYTGVDDAHLLAVYRAAHPRA, from the coding sequence ATGACCGGCGGGGCCGAGCCTTTGGCGCTGGCCCCGGCCATGGCCGACGATCTCGCGCGCTGGCTCGACAGCGAACGCGCGACGCGCGACCGGTCCGACCACACGATCCGCGCCTATCAGGCCGACCTGCTGGCCTTCCTGGCCTTTCTCGGCGGCTATCACGGCACGCCCGCCTTGCCGGCGACGCTGGGCCAGCTGACGCAATCCGACATGCGCGCCTTTGCCGCCGCCGAGCGCGGGCGCGGGCTCTCGGCCCGCTCGCTGGCGCGCAGGCTTTCGGCGACGCGCAGCTTCATCCGCTGGATGTCGGACCGCCACGGCTTCGACGCCTCCAGGGCGCTGGCCTCGCGCGGGCCGAAATTCACCCGCTCGCTGCCGCGCCCGCTGGCCCCGGACCAGGCCGAGGCGCTGCTGGAAATCACCGGCGACACCCATCCCGAAGCCTGGATCGCCGCCCGCGACGTGGCGGTGCTGACGCTGCTCTGGGGCTGCGGGCTGCGCATCTCCGAGGCGCTGGGGCTGGACGGCGCCGACTGGCCACTGCGCGAGGCGCTGACCATCCGCGGCAAGGGCGGCAAGGAACGCCAGGTGCCGGTGCTGCCCGCCGCCCGCGAAGCGATCGCCGAATACCTGCGCCTTTGCCCCTATCCGCTCGAACCGGCGGCGGCGCTGTTTCGCGGCGCGCGCGGCGGCCGGCTGAACCCGGCGCTGATCTCGGGGGCCATGCGCCACGCCCGGCAGGTGATGGGCCTGCCGCCAAGCGCGACGCCGCATGCCCTGCGCCATTCCTTCGCCACGCATCTGCTGGCGGCAGGCGGAGACCTGCGCACCATCCAGGAACTGCTGGGCCATGCCAGCCTGTCCACCACCCAGGTCTATACCGGCGTGGACGACGCCCACCTGCTGGCCGTCTATCGCGCCGCCCATCCCCGCGCCTGA
- the fsa gene encoding fructose-6-phosphate aldolase, protein MKFFVDTADVAAIRELNDLGMVDGVTTNPSLILKSGRDILEVTKEICDIVEGPVSAEVVALKAEDMIREGEHLVKIAPNITVKVPLTWDGLKACKALSSQGHKVNVTLCFSAAQAILAAKAGATFISPFIGRLDDINFDGMELIAQIREIYDNYDFQTQILAASIRSVNHITDAARIGADVITAPPAVIKAMANHVLTDKGLEQFTADWAKTGQKIV, encoded by the coding sequence ATGAAATTCTTTGTCGATACCGCCGACGTCGCCGCGATCCGCGAACTGAACGACCTTGGCATGGTGGACGGCGTCACCACCAACCCGTCGCTGATCCTGAAATCGGGCCGCGACATCCTGGAAGTCACCAAGGAGATCTGCGACATCGTCGAGGGTCCGGTCAGCGCCGAGGTCGTCGCCCTGAAGGCCGAGGACATGATCCGCGAGGGCGAGCACCTGGTGAAGATCGCCCCGAACATCACCGTCAAGGTGCCGCTGACCTGGGACGGGCTGAAAGCCTGCAAGGCGCTGTCGTCGCAGGGCCACAAGGTCAACGTGACGCTGTGCTTCAGCGCCGCGCAGGCGATCCTGGCCGCCAAGGCCGGCGCCACCTTCATCAGCCCCTTCATCGGCCGGCTCGACGACATCAATTTCGACGGCATGGAGCTGATCGCCCAGATCCGCGAGATCTATGACAATTACGACTTCCAGACCCAGATCCTGGCCGCCTCGATCCGCTCGGTGAACCACATCACCGACGCCGCCCGCATCGGCGCCGACGTCATCACCGCCCCGCCCGCGGTCATCAAGGCGATGGCGAATCACGTGCTAACCGACAAGGGGCTGGAGCAGTTCACCGCCGACTGGGCCAAGACCGGGCAGAAGATCGTCTGA
- a CDS encoding primosomal protein N' produces the protein MSPPLFYPHGARIAVLTQEVVGILDYLAPEGGVRLGQLVVVPLGPRRVMGAVWGPGIGDFDAAKLRPVARLIDAPPLAPGMIEFLARMGEYTLTPLPSLLRMATRAPDLDQPPSARRIIHRAGPEPARMTDARAAVLRVIEDHGGAGFAPGELAQLAGVSASVVQGLVKAGTLAEVLAPRDLPYPKLDPSLPGKPLAPDQLEAAETLRAALKSRGYGTTLLRGVTGSGKTEVYLEAVAECLRQGRQALVLLPEIALSAEFLDRVEARFGARPGEWHSGITRSERRRLWTMAAQNHVGLVVGARSALFLPFADLGLIVVDEEHDSSYKQEDAVYYSARDMAVLRASIEAAQVVLASATPSVESWVNAASGKYRRLDLRARYGTADLPEMGTIDLRQQEMEKGRWISPRLAAEIRARKERGEQSLLFLNRRGYAPITACRACGQQIGCDHCDARMVEHRFQNRLVCHQCGATKPIPVACPSCGVEGKMTAIGPGVERLAEEVAERFPEAKATVLSSDLFHSARALKEAIAEIGAGGTDIIIGTQIVAKGHNFPRLTLVGVIDADLGLQGADLRAAERSFQLMRQVAGRAGREGGDARGLALLQTYQPEHPVIRAILSGEDEAFWDAEAAARQAAGMPPFGRLAGIILSHPDQPVVEDYARDLARRAEPLRSIGAELFGPAPAPIARIRARYRVRMLIRAPRQAPVQGAIAQWLARAPKPPANLRLAVDIDPQSFL, from the coding sequence ATGTCCCCGCCGCTCTTCTATCCCCATGGCGCGCGCATCGCGGTGCTGACGCAGGAGGTGGTCGGCATCCTCGACTATCTCGCGCCCGAGGGCGGCGTGCGGCTGGGCCAGCTGGTGGTGGTGCCGCTGGGCCCGCGCCGGGTGATGGGCGCGGTCTGGGGGCCGGGGATCGGCGATTTCGACGCGGCGAAGCTGCGGCCGGTGGCGCGGCTGATCGATGCGCCGCCGCTGGCGCCGGGGATGATCGAGTTCCTGGCCCGGATGGGCGAATACACGCTGACGCCGCTGCCCTCGCTTTTGCGCATGGCGACGCGGGCGCCGGATCTGGACCAGCCACCCTCGGCGCGCCGCATCATCCATCGCGCCGGGCCGGAGCCCGCGCGCATGACCGATGCCCGCGCCGCCGTGCTGCGGGTGATCGAGGATCACGGCGGCGCCGGCTTCGCCCCGGGCGAGCTGGCGCAGCTGGCCGGGGTCAGCGCGTCGGTGGTGCAGGGGCTGGTCAAGGCCGGCACGCTGGCCGAGGTGCTGGCGCCGCGCGACCTGCCCTATCCGAAGCTCGATCCGAGCCTGCCGGGCAAGCCGCTGGCCCCCGATCAGCTTGAGGCGGCCGAGACCCTGCGCGCGGCGCTGAAGAGCCGCGGCTATGGCACCACGCTGCTGCGCGGCGTCACCGGCTCGGGCAAGACCGAGGTTTACCTTGAGGCGGTCGCGGAATGCCTGCGGCAGGGCCGGCAGGCGCTGGTGCTGCTGCCCGAGATCGCGCTTTCGGCCGAGTTCCTCGACCGGGTCGAGGCGCGCTTCGGCGCCCGGCCCGGGGAATGGCATTCCGGCATCACCCGCAGCGAACGCCGGCGGCTCTGGACCATGGCGGCGCAAAACCATGTCGGGCTGGTGGTGGGCGCGCGTTCGGCGCTGTTCCTGCCCTTTGCCGATCTGGGCCTGATCGTCGTCGATGAGGAACACGATTCCAGCTACAAGCAGGAGGATGCGGTCTATTACAGCGCCCGCGACATGGCGGTGCTGCGCGCCAGCATCGAAGCCGCGCAGGTGGTGCTGGCCTCGGCCACGCCCTCGGTCGAAAGCTGGGTGAATGCGGCCTCGGGGAAATATCGCCGCCTGGACCTGCGGGCGCGCTATGGCACGGCGGACCTGCCCGAGATGGGCACCATCGACCTGCGCCAGCAGGAGATGGAGAAGGGCCGCTGGATCAGCCCCCGGCTTGCCGCCGAAATCCGCGCCCGCAAGGAACGCGGCGAGCAGTCGCTGCTGTTCTTGAACCGGCGCGGCTATGCGCCGATCACCGCCTGCCGCGCCTGCGGCCAGCAGATCGGCTGCGACCATTGCGACGCCCGCATGGTCGAGCACCGCTTCCAGAACCGCCTGGTCTGCCACCAATGCGGCGCGACCAAGCCGATCCCGGTGGCCTGCCCGAGCTGTGGCGTCGAGGGCAAGATGACCGCCATCGGGCCGGGGGTGGAACGGCTGGCCGAGGAAGTGGCCGAGCGTTTCCCCGAGGCGAAGGCGACGGTGCTGTCCTCGGACCTGTTCCACTCGGCGCGGGCGTTGAAGGAGGCGATCGCCGAGATCGGCGCGGGCGGGACCGATATCATCATCGGCACGCAGATCGTCGCCAAGGGCCACAACTTCCCGCGCCTGACGCTGGTGGGCGTGATTGATGCCGACCTGGGCCTGCAGGGCGCCGACCTGCGCGCGGCCGAGCGCAGCTTCCAGCTGATGCGGCAGGTGGCGGGACGGGCCGGGCGCGAGGGCGGCGATGCGCGGGGGCTGGCGCTTCTGCAGACCTATCAGCCCGAGCATCCGGTGATCCGCGCCATCCTCTCGGGCGAGGACGAGGCGTTCTGGGATGCCGAGGCGGCGGCGCGGCAGGCGGCGGGGATGCCGCCCTTCGGCCGGCTGGCGGGGATCATCCTGTCGCATCCCGACCAGCCGGTGGTCGAGGACTATGCCCGCGACCTGGCCCGCCGCGCCGAGCCGCTGCGCAGCATCGGCGCCGAACTGTTCGGCCCGGCGCCCGCGCCCATCGCCCGCATCCGCGCGCGTTATCGGGTGCGGATGCTGATCCGCGCGCCGCGCCAGGCGCCGGTGCAGGGCGCCATCGCGCAATGGCTGGCCCGGGCGCCGAAGCCGCCGGCCAACCTGCGGCTTGCCGTCGATATCGACCCGCAAAGCTTCCTGTGA